TCTATGGCCATTGCATTGGTAAGCTTTTTAGTTTGGGGACACCACATGTTTGTTGCCGGACAATCCGAAGTTGCTGCCATTATTTTCTCTGCAATTACCTATTTGGTCGGCGTTCCAACAGGAATTAAGGTAATTAGCTGGGTAGGAACAATGTATAAAGGCTCTATTTCGTTGAGAGCGCCCATGATTTATGCACAGATGTTTCTCTTCTTATTCACCATTGGGGGGCTAACGGGGATCATGCTTGGCTCTCTGAATGTGGATGTCCATTTGCACGATACGTATTATGTTGTCGCTCACTTCCATTATGTTATGATGGGAGGAACGGTGATCGCGTTCTTAGGTGGCTTACACTATTGGTGGCCCAAAATGACGGGCAAAATGTATAACGAGTCATTGGCGAAATGGGCGGCTGGTTTAATCTTTATTGGTTTTAACGTAACCTTCTTTACCCAATTTATCATGGGTAGTCAAGGGATGCCGCGGCGTTATTACGATTATGTACCAGAGTATGCCCATCTCCATGCCTTCTCAACGTATGGTTCGTGGATTTTAGGTCTCGGTTTATTGATTGCATTTATCTGCTTTATCCATTCTCTATTTAAGGGCGAGCAAGTGGGTGCTGATCCATGGGGCGGCACAACCTTAGAATGGCTAACAACTTCTCCTCCGGATGCCCACAACTTTAAGCGCGTTCCATTGGTTACACGTAATCCATATGATTACGATGCTGCATACGATGACCTCCTAGGAGATGGTATGGGGGACGGTGCATCCAGAACACCGACCGTCACCCCCACAAAAGCCTAAGTGTGTTATTTCTCATTTTGTAAGTTTTTCCGATAACTAAGTTTTATGAGCACCATAGCAACCGCAATTGAGACGGGTCATCAAGACCACGATCATGATCATCCTGAATATCTGCAACACCACTTTGTGAGTGCAGATCAGCAGTTCGACTCCGCCAAGATGGGTATATGGCTCTTTTTGGTAACCGAAGTGCTCTTGTTTAGTGGGATATTTGTGGCATATGCCGTATTCCGGAATTGGTACCCCGATTCGTTCCACGAAACCTTTTCCACCTTAAATATTGTTTATGGATTTGTCAATACCTGTGTACTTTTGACATCGTCGTACACGATGGTATTGGCAATCAACAGTATTCAAAACAACCAAGTGGACAAAATGGTGAACTATTTGTTCACGACCGTTGCCTTGGGCGCTGTTTTTATGCTCATCAAGACCATAGAGTATAAAGAGAAGTATGATGGTGGCATTTTCTTCTGGCTTTGGGAGCCGCACGGCCATCACTACGAACACTTGGCGAATGTTGCATACGCTTCTATCTTCATGAAGCTATATTTTGTCGC
This region of Rhodothermia bacterium genomic DNA includes:
- a CDS encoding cytochrome c oxidase subunit 3 family protein, producing MSTIATAIETGHQDHDHDHPEYLQHHFVSADQQFDSAKMGIWLFLVTEVLLFSGIFVAYAVFRNWYPDSFHETFSTLNIVYGFVNTCVLLTSSYTMVLAINSIQNNQVDKMVNYLFTTVALGAVFMLIKTIEYKEKYDGGIFFWLWEPHGHHYEHLANVAYASIFMKLYFVATGIHGLHVLIGMFLLLWVAWKGKEGRWSADYYNYVEVSGLYWHLVDIVWIFLFPLLYLTS